The genomic interval CATTATCTCCTGTAATTTATAGTCTAGATTCACCGTACACACTCCTCCCCGGGGTATCTGGGGTAAATTTAACGTTCAAAGCGGATTCAAGGGCCCTCAGCGCCACCTCTATCTGGGCCCCCGACGGAACTCTGGTGGTAAGGTACTGTAGCGAAAGAGCAGGGGCCATTATGCTTCTACCGAGGCTACCCCACTTGGAGGAAGCTCTGATTATCTCGTAGGACAGCCCTACGACGAGAGGTAGAAGGACAACCCTAGAGCCTATCCTCCACAGCACACCTCCACCGCCAGCGAGGGAAAAAACGACAATGCTGACCACGACGACCACCATCAGAAAGGAGGTTCCACACCGAGGATGTATCCTGGAATAGGACCTGATCCTCTTCACCGTCATAGGAGAACCTCCCTCGAAGGCGTTTATGGTCTTGTGTTCTGCACCGTGATACATAAGTACCTCTCGGATATCCTTCCAGAGCCCTATACAGCCTACGTAGGCGACGAACACCAGCCCTCTGGCTAAGCCCTCCACAGCGTGTCTCCCTAGGTGGCCTAAATCGAACCATCGACCGAAAAGATCCCCTATCCACAGAGGCAAGGCGACGAAGAGACCGACAACGGCGACGATGGACACCAATACCGATATGACCAGGTCTTTGGTGGTGAGCTCTTCCTCCTCCCCTAAGGCGATCTGAGCCGATCTTGAAAGGGCCCTGAAGCCCTCTCTCATCATCTCCGCCATGGTGGCGACACCACGGAGCACCGGACGGCTCCATATGCCTTTTTTATCCCAACCGGCACAGGACCATCTGTCCCTGAAGATATCTCCCTCAGGCTTTCTGACTGCCATCCCCCAGTGGGAGGGTCCTTTCATTATGACTCCCTCTATGACCGCCTGTCCCCCTACGGGCAGGCTCTTTTCGCAGGACGAGGAAGCCGAATCGAAGGCGGCTCTGAGAGCGAAGGACAGCAGGGCGAATGGATTGATCAGCATGAGCATTCCTCCAGTTTTACACCTAAATATCTGTCCAACCAGGGCTCTTTTTCTAAAAGCAATCTGCCCATCTCGATAAGCATCTCCCTTATCTCCCATTGGGCACCTTTTACGTTGACCCTTTTCTCATATACATCCAAGAAAGACCGAAGGTTGAGGGTGGTGACAAAGTTGGTGCAGATGGCTCCAGGAAGGACGAACCGGGCGTCCTCTCGAGGTATTTTGCAATCTATAAGCCTATCGTAAGCGTCCTGGGCGCTTTCCATCGCCTTCATAAACACCTCCAGGGCCTCAGGGGAGGCCATTATCGTAGGAGGCACTACGTGGTCGAATATAGCCCCACCGGAGGATCTCTCCGAGACGTACCTCTGACTTTGGACGCTCAGACTGACACCTATTCTGTGGCGGCTGTACTGAGCTAGCAGGGCCCTTGAGACGCCGGA from Dethiosulfovibrio salsuginis carries:
- a CDS encoding DUF1385 domain-containing protein; the encoded protein is MLINPFALLSFALRAAFDSASSSCEKSLPVGGQAVIEGVIMKGPSHWGMAVRKPEGDIFRDRWSCAGWDKKGIWSRPVLRGVATMAEMMREGFRALSRSAQIALGEEEELTTKDLVISVLVSIVAVVGLFVALPLWIGDLFGRWFDLGHLGRHAVEGLARGLVFVAYVGCIGLWKDIREVLMYHGAEHKTINAFEGGSPMTVKRIRSYSRIHPRCGTSFLMVVVVVSIVVFSLAGGGGVLWRIGSRVVLLPLVVGLSYEIIRASSKWGSLGRSIMAPALSLQYLTTRVPSGAQIEVALRALESALNVKFTPDTPGRSVYGESRL
- the thyX gene encoding FAD-dependent thymidylate synthase, with the translated sequence MRVDLIYTTPDYLMAIWLAGHTCHSPLAPQELYRDPVDSSKMAKLVDFLINAKHLSVLEHCSMTFAVSGVSRALLAQYSRHRIGVSLSVQSQRYVSERSSGGAIFDHVVPPTIMASPEALEVFMKAMESAQDAYDRLIDCKIPREDARFVLPGAICTNFVTTLNLRSFLDVYEKRVNVKGAQWEIREMLIEMGRLLLEKEPWLDRYLGVKLEECSC